A section of the Hippea sp. KM1 genome encodes:
- the folE2 gene encoding GTP cyclohydrolase FolE2, translating to MELADVQSLKDNRNIPIDKVGVKNLRYPITLLDRTKKRQHTIATVNMYVLLPSDFKGTHMSRFIEVLNENRECIDIRRIGKILKQMRERLNAKKSYLELSFPYFIEKEAPVSRIKSLMSYDCKVEAFGDSESEELFLTVEVPITSLCPCSKEISDYGAHNQRGMARIRAQLAEFVWIEELVEVAESSASCDIYSLLKRPDEKFVTEKAYDNPMFVEDIARNITLKLSSDERIPHFSVEVENFESIHNHNAYAFINR from the coding sequence ATGGAGCTTGCCGATGTTCAGTCTTTGAAGGACAACAGGAATATACCCATAGATAAGGTGGGTGTTAAAAACCTGCGCTATCCGATAACCCTGCTGGATAGAACCAAGAAGAGACAACATACCATAGCCACGGTTAATATGTATGTGCTTCTGCCGAGTGATTTTAAAGGCACGCACATGAGCCGATTTATAGAGGTTTTGAATGAGAATAGGGAGTGTATCGATATAAGGAGAATCGGCAAGATCCTGAAACAGATGAGGGAGAGATTGAATGCGAAAAAATCCTATTTGGAGTTGAGTTTTCCTTATTTTATAGAGAAAGAGGCGCCTGTTAGCAGGATTAAGTCTCTGATGAGCTATGATTGTAAGGTTGAAGCCTTTGGTGATTCTGAGTCTGAGGAGTTGTTTTTAACCGTTGAGGTGCCCATAACGAGTTTATGCCCCTGTTCCAAAGAGATAAGCGATTATGGGGCTCACAATCAAAGGGGTATGGCAAGAATCAGGGCACAACTTGCCGAGTTTGTTTGGATAGAGGAGCTTGTGGAGGTGGCTGAGTCCTCAGCAAGTTGCGATATCTATTCCCTGCTTAAGAGGCCCGATGAGAAGTTCGTAACGGAGAAGGCCTATGACAACCCCATGTTTGTTGAGGATATAGCAAGAAACATAACCTTAAAACTCTCAAGCGATGAGCGCATACCTCACTTTAGTGTTGAGGTTGAGAATTTCGAAAGCATCCACAACCACAACGCCTATGCCTTTATCAACCGCTAA